From the Mastacembelus armatus chromosome 14, fMasArm1.2, whole genome shotgun sequence genome, one window contains:
- the znhit3 gene encoding zinc finger HIT domain-containing protein 3 — MQLCNVCNEETPKYRCPACKIRYCSLGCYKRHKDTCLPAEQPTPSVPEAKNGVSSEPWTVDDLLHEDDIIDKVPLDRLQLLGQSKELRDLLCNPHLRQLLCSIDSADSKDSEMKAAMQEPLFVEFSDQCLKIVENEAK; from the exons ATGCAGCTGTGTAATGTGTGCAATGAAGAGACGCCAAAATACAGATGTCCAGCCTGCAAAATAAGATA TTGTTCACTTGGTTGTTACAAGAGGCATAAAG ACACTTGCCTTCCAGCTGAGCAGCCTACACCCTCTGTTCCTGAAGCAAAGAATGGTGTCAGTTCTG AGCCATGGACTGTTGATGACCTTCTGCATGAAGATGACATAATTGACAAAGTGCCTCTGGATCGGCTACAGCTGTTAG GTCAGTCAAAAGAATTAAGAGATCTTCTTTGCAACCCCCATCTGAGACAGTTACTATGCTCCATTGACAGTGCAGACAGCAAAGACAGTGAAATGAAGGCTGCGATGCAGGAGCCTCTGTTTGTTGAGTTTTCTGATCAGTGTTTGAAAATTGtagaaaatgaagcaaaataa
- the ggnbp2 gene encoding gametogenetin-binding protein 2, with translation MARLVAVCREGEEDYPFLARQIPLYIDDTLTMVMEFSDSVMDVDCHDINTYHWKQFSEYHSKMKQQDLNIALMVTSREVYGALSQLVPCVGCRRSVERLFSHLVESGNPALEPLTVKPTGMLSVTKTCLADVKKLYTLFYIHGSKLNDMIDAIPKSKKNKRCQLHSLDTHKPKPLGGSWMDVWELMSQECRDEVVVIDSACLLETLETYLCKHRFCTDCKNKVLRAYNILVGELDSSKEKGYCAALYEGLCCCPHEGHIHVCCETDFIAHLLGRAEPEFAGGYERRERHAKTIDVAQEEVLTCLGIHLYERLHRIWQKLRAEEQTWQILFHLGIDALRKSFEMAVEKMQGISRLEQFVEELSEEERAKELKQEKKRQKRKNRRKNKCGFDVTEQEAEDKDKTLDEGSLDSVEGICKACGSHDEEEEAGCEEGIGTNGGTSCSCPDNTKQDLSSHSNGSDCGYSSSMEGSETGSREGSDIACSEGICNHYEAGDDPRVHHCAEEKEEGVDSCVNCWQRSEEGSQCKSKKKKRKGKGLCNSQGKKDDCMSEGNTTGHSPPSPHTCRTKEIFSSLCGDTFASIALRLPWTVHQKTVSLHVRPPEANMSLVELLDDSEVTSDEENCLTQDEIQAFLERNQSFYNNRHQYRQLLKEKFTNYCRATERSKPVCGKWFATTSVK, from the exons ATGGCACGGCTGGTAGCAGTTTGCAGGGAAGGGGAAGAGGACTACCCATTTCTCGCCAGACAGATTCCTCTGTATATCGATGATACTCTAACG ATGGTGATGGAATTTTCTGATAGTGTCATGGACGTAGACTGCCATGATATAAACACTTACCATTGGAAGCAATTTTCTGAG TACCACTCCAAGATGAAGCAACAGGACTTGAACATTGCTCTGATGGTGACATCTAGAGAGGTGTATGGTGCGTTATCTCAGCTGGTGCCCTGCGTGGGCTGCAGACGAAGTGTGGAGCGCCTCTTCTCACATTTGGTGGAATCAGGGAACCCAGCCCTGGAGCCCCTCACAGTGAAACCCACAGGAATGCTGTCGGTCACCAAGACCTGTTTAGCAGATGTAAAGAAGCTCTACACTCTCTTCTACATCCATGG gtcaAAGTTGAATGACATGATTGATGCCATtccaaaaagcaaaaagaacaaGCGCTGCCAGTTGCACTCCTTAGATACACATAAACCTAAACCCTTGGG GGGCAGCTGGATGGATGTGTGGGAGCTGATGTCTCAGGAGTGCAGGGATGAGGTGGTTGTCATTGATAGTGCCTGTCTCCTAGAGACACTGGAGACATACTTGTGTAAACACAG GTTTTGCACTGACTGTAAGAATAAAGTGCTGAGGGCATATAACATCCTGGTGGGAGAACTGGACTCTAGTAAAGAGAAGGGTTACTGTGCTGCCTTGTATGAGGGACTATGCTGTTGCCCCCATGAAGGCCACATCCATGTGTGCTGTGAAACAGACTTCATTGCTCATCTGCTTGGCCGGGCAGAGCCTGAGTTTGCAGGGGGCTATGA aCGCAGGGAGAGACATGCTAAGACCATTGACGTTGCACAAGAGGAGGTCCTGACCTGTCTAGGTATTCACCTCTATGAGCGGCTGCACAGGATCTGGCAGAAATTACGAGCAGAGGAGCAGACCTGGCAGATATTGTTCCATTTGGGAATTGATGCACTACGCAAAAGTTTTGAG ATGGCGGTGGAGAAGATGCAGGGGATCAGTCGACTAGAGCAGTTTGTCGAGGAGCTGTCTGAAGAGGAGAGAGCCAAAGAACTGAAGCAGGAGAAAAAGCGGCAAAAACGGAAAAATCGACGCAAAAACAAGTGTGGCTTTGACGTAACTGAGCAGGAAGCAGAGGACAAGGATAAAACTCTGGATGAG GGTTCTCTTGATTCTGTGGAGGGCATTTGCAAGGCTTGTGGTAGtcatgatgaggaggaagaggcaggCTGTGAGGAGGGCATCGGCACCAATGGAGGCACCTCCTGTAGCTGCCCAGACAACACTAAACAAG ATTTGTCCTCACACAGCAATGGCAGCGACTGTGGCTACTCCTCAAGTATGGAGGGCAGTGAAACAGGATCACGAGAAGGCTCTGACATTGCCTGCTCTGAGGGAATTTGCAATCATTATGAAGCAG GAGATGACCCGAGGGTTCATCACTGTgctgaagaaaaagaggaaggagtAGACAGTTGTGTGAACTGCTGGCAGCGCTCTGAGGAAGGCAGTCAATGcaagagtaaaaaaaagaaaaggaagggaaAGGGTTTATGCAACAGTCAG GGGAAAAAAGATGACTGCATGTCAGAGGGGAACACAACAGGCCACAGTCCACCATCACCTCACACGTGCCGAACCAAAGAAATCTTTTCCTCTCTATGTGGAGATACGTTTGCCAGCATTGCGCTACGGCTACCATGGACAGTACATCAAAAAACCGTCAGCCTCCATGTGAGACCACCAGAGGCAAATATGAGTCTTGTGGAACTTCTG GATGATTCAGAGGTGACTTCAGATGAAGAGAATTGTCTGACACAGGATGAAATCCAGGCGTTTTTAGAAAGAAACCAGTCTTTCTACAACAACCGTCACCAGTACCGACAGCTCCTGAAAGAGAAATTCACCAACTACTGCCGCGCTACAGAGCGGAGTAAGCCAGTGTGTGGAAAGTGGTTTGCCACCACCAGCGTCAAATAA
- the pigw gene encoding phosphatidylinositol-glycan biosynthesis class W protein — MSQREVKEAFVSNLNGTSLQEVALGSFLAPVCLVSRGLVLILYQQAKGTLPLPWISQLLLDFSVLILPLAVSCTVLSSVLHQVVMGLIFVSACMFCSICYTNSRPSAQHPKTTISTFMQSHVQFRQVPFLTVFRVFVNVKTAISILAVDFAVFPRRYAKTETYGTGVMDFGVGAYVFANALVCPEARRKNISSSKMNHITKQLLSVWPLVVLGIGRLLSVKIANYHEHVTEYGVHWNFFFTLAIVRVVASVLLAVLPASRSWVFALLISALYQYFLETSGLKVFIIHNNDRDKDFLHANKEGIFSVVGYVAIYMAGVQVGLYVMQPRSHVREWLKALFNLLLGSFVLYTALYLCQTLVEPVSRRLANLPFCIWSVAQSLFFTSWLGIADMVLLFSKRTSDCHFVPTSWTLHKKQSDSVSNKKAVEIERLCLIQAVSRNQLLFFLLANVLTGFTNSMVDTLSCSSSFSVCVLLLYMFMNCFVIYVLHLWGITVKFW, encoded by the coding sequence ATGTCTCAGAGGGAAGTGAAGGAAGCCTTTGTCAGTAATCTCAATGGAACCAGTCTTCAGGAGGTGGCCCTGGGCTCATTTCTCGCCCCAGTATGCCTAGTCAGCAGAGGACTGGTCTTGATCCTATACCAACAGGCCAAGGGGACTCTGCCACTTCCATGGATTTCTCAGCTGCTTCTAGACTTCTCTGTATTAATTCTTCCCCTCGCCGTGTCATGCACCGTCCTGAGCAGCGTTCTTCACCAGGTTGTCATGGGCCTAATCTTTGTTTCAGCTTGTATGTTTTGCTCTATCTGTTACACCAACAGTCGTCCTTCTGCTCAGCACCCAAAGACCACCATCAGTACCTTTATGCAGAGTCATGTTCAGTTCAGACAGGTTCCTTTTTTGACTGTCTTCAGAGtgtttgtaaatgtgaaaacagccaTCAGCATTCTCGCTGTAGACTTCGCTGTCTTCCCAAGGCGATACGCTAAAACAGAAACCTATGGGACTGGGGTTATGGACTTTGGCGTTGGCGCATATGTCTTTGCAAATGCTCTAGTATGTCCAGAGGCACGGAGGAAGAACATCTCCAGCTCCAAGATGAATCATATCACCAAACAGCTCCTGTCCGTCTGGCCCCTAGTTGTTCTAGGTATCGGAAGACTATTGAGCGTCAAAATAGCCAACTACCATGAACACGTGACAGAATATGGTGTGCACTGGAATTTCTTCTTCACACTAGCCATTGTCAGAGTTGTAGCTTCAGTGCTTCTGGCTGTTTTACCAGCTAGTAGGTCTTGGGTTTTTGCCCTTCTGATCAGTGCTCTTTATCAGTACTTTCTGGAGACATCAGGGCTGAAGGTTTTCATTATCCACAACAATGATAGAGACAAGGACTTTCTGCATGCTAACAAAGAGGGTATATTCTCTGTAGTGGGATATGTAGCTATCTACATGGCAGGAGTTCAAGTTGGTCTCTATGTGATGCAGCCGAGATCCCACGTTAGAGAGTGGCTCAAAGCACTTTTTAATCTCTTGTTGGGAAGTTTTGTGTTGTACACTGCTTTGTACTTATGTCAGACACTGGTGGAACCAGTGTCTCGCCGCTTAGCTAATTTACCTTTCTGCATCTGGAGTGTAGCCCAGTCCTTGTTTTTTACTTCCTGGCTTGGTATAGCTGACATGGTTTTACTGTTTTCCAAAAGAACATCAGACTGTCATTTTGTACCTACATCATGGACTTTGCATAAAAAGCAATCAGACTCAGTGTCCAACAAAAAAGCAGTTGAAATAGAAAGACTCTGCCTCATTCAAGCAGTCAGCAGGAatcagttgttgtttttcttgcttgCAAATGTCCTGACTGGATTCACCAACTCAATGGTGGACACACTAAGCTGTAGCagttcattttcagtgtgtgttttgctgttgtaCATGTTTATGAATTGCTTTGTAATATATGTTTTACATCTCTGGGGAATTACAGTAAAATTCTGGTAA